Below is a window of Sporichthya brevicatena DNA.
GTGCTGCCACGACTCTCATCCTTCCTGGAATGAGAGCCTCCACCAGACCCGGGGCGATTCAATCTCCGGGGTCATCGCCCGCCTGTCGGGGCTGGCGGGCATCGACCCCATCTATGCGCATCGGCTGCGGCACACCGCAGCGATGGACGTCCTGGCCGCTGGCGGCACGTTGACCGAGGCCAGGGAACTGCTGGGCCACGTCTACACCGTGACGACGATGACCTACACGAAAGTCGACCTCGCGTCGCTACGCGAGCTGGTCGTCCCCTTCGGGCAGGTGCCGCGATGACCACCCCGAAGACGCCGAACCCGGCGAAGACGGCGCGCCCAGCAGAGGCGGCGAACCCAGCGAAGACGGCGACGACGTTGCGTGAGCGCCTCGATGAGTACCTGATGATGCGGCGGGCGTTGGGGTTCGGGCTCAATGACCTCGAACGGCAGGTCGGGCTGTTCTGTTCTTGGCTCCAAGCCCGCGGTCAGACCACGACGTTCACCATCGATGAGGCCGTGACCTGGGCGCGGCTCAATCCACCGACCCGAACAGCTCCGGTTGTGCGCGCACCAGCGCCAGATCGGCCAGACAGTCCCCGCCCACAGCGATCGCGACCGCGAGATCGAGCACCGCCTTGCCCGGGTCATGCACCGCACGAGCCGCCGCCACGGCGCCAGCCCGCGTGAGAGCCCGCTCGCCAGACCGCTGCCTACCGCGGTCTGCAGCAACAACGCGGCACCGGCCGAGGAGATCAGAGACTCGCCGCCGGACTCGACACGGGGCACGGACCGAACCCGGATACGCTTCACCTACGGAGTGCCTTTCGGCTCGGAGTTCTTGGACCTTCAGCAAGCCCAGAATCCCGTGCAGGACAGGCACTTCCGTGTTTAACGCGCCGAGCTCAACCGCTCACACGCGAAATCTCGAGGTTAAAGCGCCATTCGCTCGTTGGTGTGGAACAGACCTGCCTCCGCCGGCGTAAGCCCAACCCGAACGATGTGGCTGGCCGCGCGTCCGATCTTCCACAGCGCGTAGCCCTTGTGCTCGGCGGACCAGCTGGCGATGTGCTCGCACTCGGAGTCGGTGAGCCCGATCGCCTCGCGGGTCATCGCGAGCGGGCCAGTGTCCTGCGCCAGCAAGACGCGGGTGTCACACGAGGCGATGAGGTTGCGGGCGATCACAACCTCTTCACTGCCTGCAGCGCCGACCTGTTCGAAGTCCGAGAGCCGGTGGGTGGAGAGCATCTGGATGGTTCCTTGGCTGCGGGAGAGTCGGAGATCGGAGTCGATCTTGCGGATCATTGCGGGGATGCGCATGGAGCGCCAGACTTCATCGCGGACAATGGCGCGAACTCCCCCAGGCTGGTCAATCGCCGCTTGCGCCCACGAGGAGACGCACGCCATCACCATGGCGACGGTCTCATCGCCTCGTCCGTCGATGCGGGAGAGGTCGACGGACTGGATCGGCGCATCGAAATTCAGAGACACCGTTGACGGACCATCGAACAGGCCACCGAGAGCACCCTCGACCATGTTGCCCAGCCCGTGCCGAACGTGTTCCAGCTTCTCGCGGGCGAGCTCGACATCGCCGCGGGCGAGGCCGAGCTCGCGCGCCAGCTCATCGTCGGGCTCAGCCAGGACGCGCCACACCTCTGGAACGGTCGGGTCCGCCAGCACAGTTGCCGCGCCAGCCTGCCCAGTGAC
It encodes the following:
- a CDS encoding type VI secretion protein; its protein translation is MLLRPDPHRATTAQAQGIFPFLTGAGVPPVGAVMGWDVLTRATFTCHPVEWLLRDLVTNPNMIFTGIPGSGKSATMKALALRLMAFGVKVLVAGDIKNEYAPLARALGVQPVELGVGLPARLNPLDAGPLGINLPADAALARERLDEIHRRRVTLLDALLTMQLGRRLLPLERAALSYAIRRVTGQAGAATVLADPTVPEVWRVLAEPDDELARELGLARGDVELAREKLEHVRHGLGNMVEGALGGLFDGPSTVSLNFDAPIQSVDLSRIDGRGDETVAMVMACVSSWAQAAIDQPGGVRAIVRDEVWRSMRIPAMIRKIDSDLRLSRSQGTIQMLSTHRLSDFEQVGAAGSEEVVIARNLIASCDTRVLLAQDTGPLAMTREAIGLTDSECEHIASWSAEHKGYALWKIGRAASHIVRVGLTPAEAGLFHTNERMAL
- a CDS encoding tyrosine-type recombinase/integrase, with the protein product CCHDSHPSWNESLHQTRGDSISGVIARLSGLAGIDPIYAHRLRHTAAMDVLAAGGTLTEARELLGHVYTVTTMTYTKVDLASLRELVVPFGQVPR